The following proteins are co-located in the Aquarana catesbeiana isolate 2022-GZ linkage group LG02, ASM4218655v1, whole genome shotgun sequence genome:
- the MRPS17 gene encoding small ribosomal subunit protein uS17m — protein sequence MSGVRASVQAKWIVGKVIGTSMAKTAKVRVTRMVLDNYLLKYYNKRKTYFAHDAQKQCTVGDVVLLKALPERRSKHVRHELAEIIFKVGRVVDPLTGKLCAGTKFQESLEDIDVNSLDKRLQSIHLSAESSSQEEKKAES from the exons ATGTCTGGTGTACGTGCTTCTGTCCAAGCCAAATGGATTGTAGGAAAAGTGATTGGCACAAGTATGGCAAAAACAGCAAAAGTCAGAGTGACAAGAATGGTGCTAGATAACTACTTACTAAAG TATTACAACAAGAGGAAGACCTATTTTGCTCACGATGCCCAGAAGCAGTGCACAGTGGGAGATGTTGTACTGCTGAAAGCCCTACCTGAAAGGAGGAGTAAACATGTCAGGCATGAACTGGCTGAAATCATATTCAAAGTGGGCAGAGTGGTTGACCCCCTAACTGGAAAACTGTGCGCAGGCACCAAATTTCAAGAAAGTTTAGAGGACATTGATGTGAATAGCCTTGATAAAAGGCTCCAGAGCATCCACCTTTCAGCAGAGTCAAGTAGTCAAGAAGAAAAGAAGGCTGAATCCTGA